In a genomic window of Desulfosporosinus sp. Sb-LF:
- a CDS encoding putative sulfate exporter family transporter — protein sequence MISEGELFQKKPVLKSEDWWAVWLGLFVFVLSLGPIIGMDLLGWVVKFNVWIDTSKALAPVSKTFQTMSGTNAALLTYLFLLVITTIGAVAMGARPAKYLVGFSIIYWITFACLFLGNYAFIAATPDKQASLKIPWSLSLGEMGFVFAMIIGLIIGNFFLGFAKFLEEAAKPEWFIKTGIVILGAAIGIKTVGAMGLASTVIVRGLCAVVEAYLIYWPIVYFISRKYFKFTPEWAAPLASGISICGVAAAIATGGAIRARQMIPVVLSAVIIVFVAVELLFLPWLAQSWLFREPMVAGAWMGLAVKSDGGAVASGAITDSLIRAKALKELGINWQEGWILMAATTTKVFIDVFIGVWAFILAVIWSVFRIDKSKNPNAGSKVSAGEIWERFPKFVIGFVLTFVILLVMGLKNPGIVKAATAGSDQANALRTFFFALCFFSIGLVTNVRKLWAAGMGRIVGVYAVCLFGFILWIGLFVSWIFYHGITPPVIGG from the coding sequence ATGATCTCGGAGGGTGAACTTTTCCAAAAGAAACCAGTGCTCAAAAGTGAAGATTGGTGGGCGGTCTGGCTTGGGTTGTTTGTCTTTGTGCTAAGTCTCGGTCCCATTATCGGGATGGATTTGTTGGGGTGGGTTGTCAAATTTAATGTTTGGATCGACACGTCCAAGGCACTGGCGCCGGTGTCCAAAACCTTTCAAACTATGTCTGGCACTAACGCCGCCTTGTTAACCTATCTGTTTTTGTTAGTAATAACCACCATCGGCGCAGTGGCTATGGGCGCAAGGCCCGCGAAATACCTCGTCGGTTTTAGCATAATTTACTGGATAACGTTTGCATGCTTGTTTTTAGGTAACTATGCTTTTATTGCCGCCACCCCGGATAAACAAGCAAGTCTAAAAATTCCCTGGTCTTTGAGCCTGGGAGAGATGGGCTTTGTTTTTGCTATGATTATCGGACTTATTATTGGTAATTTTTTTCTCGGTTTTGCTAAGTTTCTGGAAGAGGCTGCTAAGCCAGAATGGTTCATTAAAACAGGGATCGTGATTCTGGGCGCCGCTATCGGTATAAAGACTGTTGGTGCAATGGGACTGGCCAGCACGGTCATTGTCCGTGGACTTTGCGCAGTGGTCGAAGCCTATCTGATTTATTGGCCAATAGTTTACTTCATTTCGCGTAAATACTTTAAATTCACACCAGAATGGGCTGCACCTCTGGCGTCCGGCATCTCTATCTGTGGGGTTGCGGCAGCCATCGCCACGGGTGGGGCAATACGAGCCCGGCAAATGATACCGGTTGTTTTGTCTGCAGTTATTATTGTATTTGTAGCCGTGGAACTGCTCTTTTTGCCTTGGCTGGCACAGTCTTGGCTATTTCGTGAACCAATGGTAGCCGGAGCCTGGATGGGCCTGGCCGTGAAGAGTGACGGCGGTGCGGTAGCTAGCGGCGCGATCACTGATTCGCTTATTAGAGCCAAGGCATTGAAAGAACTTGGGATTAATTGGCAAGAAGGTTGGATCCTGATGGCTGCCACTACTACCAAAGTATTTATTGATGTATTTATTGGTGTTTGGGCATTTATCCTAGCGGTCATCTGGTCTGTTTTCCGGATTGATAAATCCAAGAACCCGAATGCGGGAAGCAAGGTTTCAGCGGGGGAGATCTGGGAGCGTTTCCCTAAATTTGTTATCGGTTTTGTACTGACCTTTGTGATACTGCTTGTGATGGGCTTGAAGAACCCAGGTATTGTAAAGGCCGCGACAGCAGGCTCAGATCAGGCAAACGCTTTGAGGACATTTTTCTTTGCTTTGTGTTTCTTCTCAATAGGTCTGGTAACCAACGTACGGAAGCTCTGGGCCGCAGGTATGGGCCGTATTGTAGGGGTTTATGCCGTTTGCCTGTTTGGCTTTATTCTTTGGATCGGTCTCTTTGTCTCCTGGATTTTCTACCACGGTATTACACCACCAGTAATTGGCGGCTAG
- a CDS encoding PAS domain S-box protein, whose product MYYQFIINVIVVLFLCGVVTFLDLSFNRKYSRYILGIMFGLITIFTMTGKIMVIEGRFYDFRHITMTMAGFAGGPVTAIIAAMISSLYRYNVGGSGSMGGITNILVFACFGSILGRRVKSSQNGKKVLFWFIVGIVMAFILIFIIAFIPPWKSDSVKVLRIVAGPFLIITPLATTIIFNFYFWIYEFLGKASILNTIINFSPINLMIFDTNGPILLSKNLKRQQGLSSNIENSILLDTDKTWPNGENQQFRYITTEDGRHFATDLSSFQMPSGTSACLAIINDVTERKWEQEMFRGAKERFAKAFQLGPHMMTIIRKSDYRYVDVNRRFLEARGFAYEDAIGKTPIELGVSGSEFKRIIKTLEERGSVQNLECALFTKYGSKGSVILSAETIHVDDQECILFAYNDVTEMKRMQTERVEQLTKHLELEAELSKSNQLIADLIDNMPDGFYALDNQWRFTFINKKAEELMLKTREELLGKVLWEVIPETRGSLLKPNYQKAKNDCVSITFENPSLFLRDTWYQVTVYPSQIGLSVYYRDITEQKLSREKLTKSQEETASILESMTDCFFAMDRNWQITYVNRAGEIAFGNSRDELLGRNFTEVFEINDTSQLHFHEVMNEKRSVNFEIISELLGNKWLEISLYPSETGLTCYFRDITSRKIAENEIARLDRLNLVGQLAAGIGHEIRNPMTTVRGYLQLLGEKPDYAAQKSTFALMISELDRANSIITEFLSLARTKQTELKSQNLNDILNNLYPLLEADTFTQNKQIRFIPGEIFNLKLNGKEISQLVLNLARNGLEAMKERGSLTIKSYVEDDKVVLAIEDEGCGIPLENLNKLGTPFFTTKDSGTGLGLATCYKIAESHNAKIHIDSSAKGTTFLIFFPIPKQDQNEIIA is encoded by the coding sequence TTGTACTATCAGTTTATAATTAATGTGATTGTAGTCTTATTTCTCTGTGGCGTTGTTACCTTCCTAGACTTGTCGTTTAATAGAAAATACTCACGTTACATTTTGGGAATTATGTTCGGTCTGATTACTATTTTCACAATGACTGGCAAAATCATGGTTATCGAAGGTCGCTTTTATGATTTTCGGCATATCACTATGACGATGGCGGGCTTCGCCGGTGGTCCAGTGACCGCTATAATTGCCGCTATGATCAGTTCTCTGTATCGGTATAATGTGGGCGGAAGTGGTTCGATGGGCGGAATCACAAATATTCTTGTTTTTGCGTGTTTTGGAAGTATCTTGGGTAGACGTGTAAAGAGTAGCCAAAATGGAAAGAAAGTATTATTCTGGTTTATCGTCGGCATAGTTATGGCATTTATTTTAATATTTATTATTGCCTTTATCCCCCCGTGGAAAAGCGATTCCGTCAAGGTTCTTAGAATTGTTGCCGGCCCTTTTTTAATAATTACTCCGTTGGCAACTACTATAATATTTAACTTTTACTTCTGGATCTATGAATTCTTGGGTAAAGCTTCGATTTTAAATACTATAATTAACTTCAGTCCCATAAACCTAATGATTTTTGATACCAATGGACCAATCCTACTCAGTAAAAATCTAAAAAGACAACAAGGACTTTCCTCAAACATCGAAAATTCGATCCTGTTGGACACCGATAAAACGTGGCCGAATGGGGAAAACCAGCAATTCAGATACATTACCACAGAAGACGGAAGGCACTTTGCTACTGATTTATCTAGTTTTCAGATGCCTAGTGGAACATCTGCATGTTTAGCAATTATAAACGATGTAACTGAGCGGAAATGGGAACAGGAAATGTTCAGAGGAGCAAAAGAGAGATTCGCTAAAGCTTTTCAATTAGGGCCCCATATGATGACCATTATTAGGAAGTCAGACTATAGATATGTGGATGTAAACCGTCGTTTCCTTGAAGCACGGGGTTTTGCCTATGAAGATGCTATCGGTAAAACACCCATCGAACTTGGTGTATCCGGAAGTGAATTTAAAAGAATCATTAAGACTCTTGAGGAACGAGGTTCAGTACAAAACTTGGAATGTGCCCTATTTACGAAATATGGTTCAAAAGGTTCAGTAATTCTTTCTGCTGAAACGATACATGTAGATGATCAGGAATGTATTTTGTTTGCGTATAATGACGTTACTGAAATGAAACGAATGCAAACAGAAAGAGTAGAACAACTTACCAAACATTTAGAATTAGAGGCGGAACTTTCTAAAAGTAACCAACTTATAGCAGATCTTATTGATAATATGCCAGACGGTTTTTATGCCTTAGATAATCAATGGCGTTTTACATTTATAAATAAAAAAGCAGAGGAGTTAATGCTAAAAACACGTGAGGAGCTTTTAGGTAAAGTTCTCTGGGAGGTAATTCCTGAAACGAGAGGTAGCTTACTCAAACCGAATTATCAAAAGGCGAAGAATGATTGCGTTTCTATCACGTTTGAAAATCCAAGTCTTTTCCTTAGAGACACATGGTATCAAGTAACCGTGTACCCCTCTCAGATTGGATTGTCAGTTTATTATAGGGATATTACTGAACAGAAATTATCGCGTGAGAAATTAACTAAGTCACAAGAAGAGACAGCTTCAATTCTCGAAAGCATGACAGATTGTTTTTTTGCCATGGATAGGAATTGGCAAATTACTTATGTCAATCGCGCAGGAGAAATAGCCTTCGGGAATTCTCGTGATGAGTTGTTGGGCCGAAACTTCACTGAAGTATTTGAGATCAACGATACCTCCCAACTACACTTTCATGAAGTAATGAACGAGAAGAGGTCTGTTAATTTTGAAATTATTTCTGAACTTTTAGGTAACAAATGGCTAGAGATAAGTCTCTACCCATCGGAAACTGGACTGACCTGTTATTTTCGTGATATAACAAGTCGCAAGATAGCAGAAAATGAAATTGCTAGACTCGACCGTCTCAACCTAGTAGGGCAATTGGCTGCTGGAATCGGACACGAAATAAGGAATCCTATGACTACCGTGCGTGGTTACCTCCAACTCTTGGGTGAAAAACCTGATTATGCAGCTCAAAAATCTACCTTCGCGTTAATGATTTCGGAATTAGATCGCGCAAACTCGATTATTACAGAATTCCTCTCTCTAGCTCGTACGAAACAAACTGAACTAAAATCTCAAAATCTAAATGACATTCTAAACAATTTATACCCTCTATTAGAAGCGGACACGTTTACTCAAAATAAACAAATTCGTTTCATCCCGGGAGAGATTTTCAACCTAAAACTAAATGGGAAAGAAATTTCCCAACTGGTTCTTAACTTGGCTCGTAATGGACTTGAAGCCATGAAGGAAAGAGGTTCCCTGACCATTAAAAGTTATGTAGAGGATGATAAGGTAGTTCTTGCGATTGAGGATGAGGGATGTGGTATACCGCTAGAAAATCTTAATAAGTTAGGAACCCCCTTCTTTACTACCAAAGATAGCGGGACTGGATTGGGCCTGGCAACATGCTACAAAATTGCAGAATCTCATAACGCCAAAATACATATCGATTCAAGTGCCAAAGGGACTACATTCCTTATATTTTTTCCCATTCCTAAGCAGGATCAAAATGAAATCATCGCCTAA
- the dpaL gene encoding diaminopropionate ammonia-lyase — MNDKIKWVQNNMLKNAGGGVSTELFSKLEIDKARKFHSTFPDYEPTPLRSLKKLALNYGVGGIYVKDESYRFGLNAFKALGGSYAIGKYLARQLNKDISELPYDVLTSPEVKEQLGDITFATTTDGNHGRGIAWTARQLWQKSVVYMPKGSSQYRLDKIREEGAYAEITDLNYDDAVRMTAEEAEKNGWVIVQDTSWEGYEEIPSWIMQGYGTMSAEALEQLNNLGVEKPTHIFVQAGVGALAGSVQGFFASMFKEDRPKTVIVEANQADCLYKSALAGDGKPRVVGGDMPTIMAGLACGEPNLIGWNILRDYSDMFVSCPDWIAAKGMRVLANPLLGDPKVISGESGAVTAGLLSSFLLDEAFKGAREALQLDEKSQILVFNTEGNTDPYKYRSIVWDGELPSAGR; from the coding sequence ATGAACGATAAAATTAAATGGGTACAAAACAATATGCTTAAAAACGCTGGAGGCGGTGTTTCCACCGAACTTTTTAGTAAGCTGGAAATAGATAAAGCCAGGAAATTCCACTCGACATTCCCTGATTATGAGCCCACTCCGTTGCGTTCACTAAAGAAACTTGCACTGAATTATGGTGTAGGCGGAATCTATGTTAAAGATGAGTCTTATCGTTTTGGATTGAATGCGTTTAAGGCCCTAGGGGGTTCGTATGCGATCGGTAAATACCTCGCACGGCAGCTTAACAAGGATATTAGTGAACTGCCCTATGATGTTCTCACTTCCCCCGAGGTTAAGGAACAATTGGGGGACATTACGTTTGCTACCACTACGGACGGTAATCATGGTAGGGGAATTGCTTGGACTGCTAGGCAATTGTGGCAAAAATCCGTGGTCTATATGCCAAAGGGATCTTCACAATACCGTCTAGACAAAATAAGAGAGGAAGGCGCATATGCAGAAATCACAGATCTAAATTACGATGATGCTGTGCGTATGACGGCTGAAGAGGCTGAAAAGAATGGTTGGGTGATTGTACAAGATACGTCTTGGGAAGGGTATGAGGAAATTCCCAGTTGGATTATGCAAGGGTATGGTACGATGTCAGCAGAGGCCTTAGAACAGTTGAATAACTTAGGCGTGGAGAAACCTACCCACATTTTTGTTCAGGCAGGTGTAGGAGCCTTAGCGGGGTCTGTGCAAGGTTTTTTTGCGTCCATGTTTAAAGAAGATCGCCCTAAAACTGTGATTGTTGAGGCCAACCAGGCGGATTGCTTATATAAATCAGCCCTAGCGGGGGATGGCAAACCAAGGGTAGTCGGTGGAGATATGCCAACGATTATGGCTGGACTAGCCTGTGGAGAACCTAATCTGATTGGGTGGAATATTTTGCGAGATTACAGCGACATGTTTGTTTCTTGCCCTGACTGGATTGCTGCAAAGGGAATGCGAGTATTGGCTAATCCTCTACTTGGGGATCCGAAAGTAATCTCTGGCGAGTCCGGTGCTGTGACAGCCGGGTTGCTCAGTTCGTTCCTGCTAGACGAAGCATTCAAAGGGGCACGAGAAGCACTCCAACTGGATGAAAAATCACAGATATTAGTCTTTAATACAGAAGGAAATACTGATCCGTATAAATACCGAAGCATTGTGTGGGATGGAGAACTACCATCGGCTGGCCGATAA
- a CDS encoding sigma 54-interacting transcriptional regulator: MYHLRDIKSTVQQTADAIAEALKIEVEIADADLIRVAGTGKYKSRCGCPMDAGFVYRHVMKTGVAVIIDNPGFNELCQPCTCRGNCLEYAEVAIPIRVEDQIIGVIGLVSFDEEQTKRLMDNKKSLQLFLEKMAELLVGKVVESQQNDEQQRLTSQLLTVLNLLHDGILLINNQQQVTHYNTLAGKMLDIDAQKEHALYQLLDNKKLWLAVERGEPFSGPIKGKRVATQLYCDVVPIKNNEVIEGAVITLRDMQQIKKLVKAATVSEIETHFSQIVGNSTRMKELKAMALHVAPSKATLLIQGESGTGKELLARAIHQSSSRKGHAFIAINCGAIPENLLESELFGYEEGSFTGAKRGGKLGKFELSHNGTIFLDEIGDMPLHLQVKILRVLQERRVERIGSTRSIPLDVRVIAATHRDLDEMVKTGEFREDLYYRLNVIPLTIPPLRDRREDVPALIQFYLDYYSTVTDRSVSGITQETIEILTRYPWPGNVRELGNVIEYCVTMVAGGMITSEFLPQRIKTGPKPEFQISSLNLKELEREAIMKALTLVETEGHKEDVAKLLGISRASLYRKIKEYQIEESKRFS, from the coding sequence ATGTATCACCTGCGCGATATCAAAAGTACAGTACAACAGACTGCTGACGCTATTGCTGAAGCGCTAAAAATCGAGGTCGAAATTGCAGATGCCGATCTCATACGGGTTGCAGGGACGGGAAAGTATAAAAGTCGATGCGGTTGCCCCATGGACGCGGGTTTTGTCTATCGACATGTGATGAAAACTGGGGTAGCGGTTATTATTGACAATCCCGGATTTAATGAGCTTTGTCAGCCTTGTACTTGCCGGGGAAACTGTTTAGAGTATGCCGAAGTAGCGATACCCATTCGTGTCGAAGATCAAATCATTGGGGTTATTGGCTTAGTCAGCTTTGACGAGGAGCAGACAAAACGGTTGATGGACAATAAAAAGTCCCTTCAGCTCTTTCTGGAAAAGATGGCCGAACTTCTCGTCGGAAAGGTCGTCGAAAGTCAGCAGAATGATGAGCAACAACGGCTAACAAGTCAACTGCTTACTGTCTTAAATCTATTACATGATGGAATACTTCTGATCAATAACCAACAGCAGGTGACACATTATAATACGTTGGCTGGAAAGATGTTGGATATTGACGCGCAAAAAGAGCACGCTTTATATCAATTGTTAGATAATAAGAAACTTTGGCTTGCAGTGGAACGGGGTGAACCGTTCTCTGGTCCGATCAAGGGGAAGCGGGTCGCCACTCAACTCTACTGTGATGTAGTGCCTATCAAAAACAATGAGGTTATTGAAGGCGCTGTTATTACTCTTAGAGATATGCAGCAAATCAAGAAGTTAGTTAAAGCGGCTACCGTTAGTGAAATTGAAACCCATTTTTCTCAGATTGTCGGTAATTCTACCCGGATGAAGGAACTAAAGGCAATGGCTTTGCACGTGGCTCCTAGTAAGGCAACTTTATTGATTCAAGGTGAAAGTGGAACGGGGAAAGAGCTGTTAGCTCGCGCGATTCATCAGAGTAGTAGCCGAAAAGGGCATGCGTTTATCGCCATAAATTGCGGTGCTATTCCTGAAAATCTACTAGAAAGTGAATTGTTTGGGTATGAAGAAGGCTCATTTACCGGTGCTAAACGTGGGGGGAAATTAGGGAAATTCGAGCTGTCACACAATGGTACGATCTTTTTAGATGAGATAGGGGATATGCCGCTTCACTTGCAAGTCAAAATCTTAAGAGTCTTGCAGGAAAGACGAGTTGAACGCATCGGCAGTACGCGTTCAATTCCCCTGGATGTTCGCGTGATCGCTGCAACTCACCGAGACTTAGATGAAATGGTGAAAACGGGAGAGTTCCGAGAGGATCTTTACTATCGATTAAATGTAATTCCTTTAACGATTCCGCCACTTCGTGATCGTAGGGAAGATGTTCCAGCGTTAATCCAATTTTATTTGGATTATTATTCGACGGTAACTGACAGGTCGGTGAGCGGAATTACCCAGGAAACTATAGAAATCTTGACCCGCTATCCTTGGCCGGGTAATGTTCGAGAACTAGGTAATGTGATTGAATACTGCGTTACAATGGTGGCAGGAGGTATGATTACTTCGGAATTTTTGCCACAAAGGATTAAAACGGGACCCAAACCTGAATTCCAGATTTCCTCCTTAAACTTAAAAGAGCTGGAACGGGAAGCGATCATGAAGGCCTTAACTCTCGTGGAGACCGAGGGGCACAAGGAGGATGTGGCGAAACTATTGGGAATTAGCAGAGCATCTCTCTATCGTAAGATTAAGGAATATCAAATCGAAGAAAGTAAAAGATTTTCTTAG
- a CDS encoding YgeY family selenium metabolism-linked hydrolase codes for MKTDFAKVFDLAKKYEPEMSRFLRDLIAIPGESCEEKGTVLRIKEEMEKVGFDKVEIDPQGNVLGYIGHGKHLIAMDAHIDTVGVGSLENWQYDPYKGFEDDEIIIGRGASDQIGGMASMVYAGKIIKDLGLEDDYTLVVVGSVQEEDCDGLCWQYIIKEDKVVPEFVVITEPTDGKIYRGHRGRMEIKVLTKGISCHGSAPERGDNAIYKMAPILQELRSLHENLMDHPFLGKGSLTVSEIFHTSPSRCAVADSCWISVDRRLTAGESWEYAVQQIKNLPSVKAAGAEVTMYTYERPSYTNLVYPTECYFPTWLIEEGHPVTSTLEDAYKGLFGKDPVVDKWTFSTNGVSIMGRYGIPCIGFGPGHEDQAHAPNERTWKKELVDCAAMYAAIPSIYVQEYADKMPKDTENLVEIKK; via the coding sequence TTGAAAACAGATTTTGCAAAAGTTTTTGATCTAGCAAAGAAATATGAACCGGAAATGAGTCGGTTTTTACGAGACCTTATCGCCATCCCGGGGGAAAGCTGTGAAGAAAAAGGGACAGTACTTCGCATCAAGGAAGAGATGGAAAAAGTCGGCTTTGATAAAGTTGAGATTGACCCGCAGGGTAACGTTCTTGGTTATATTGGACATGGTAAACACCTAATTGCTATGGATGCACATATTGACACAGTGGGCGTAGGTAGTCTTGAAAATTGGCAGTATGACCCTTACAAAGGATTTGAAGATGATGAGATCATCATCGGCCGAGGAGCCTCAGACCAAATCGGTGGAATGGCCTCGATGGTCTATGCTGGTAAGATTATTAAGGATCTTGGCTTAGAAGATGATTACACCCTGGTTGTTGTCGGTTCCGTACAAGAAGAAGATTGTGATGGATTATGCTGGCAGTACATTATTAAAGAAGACAAGGTTGTACCCGAATTTGTTGTAATTACCGAACCAACTGATGGCAAGATTTATCGCGGACATCGCGGTCGTATGGAAATTAAGGTATTGACGAAAGGTATTAGTTGTCATGGCTCTGCTCCTGAACGTGGCGACAATGCAATTTACAAAATGGCTCCGATTCTACAAGAACTTCGTAGCTTACATGAAAACCTCATGGATCATCCGTTTCTTGGTAAAGGTAGCTTGACAGTTTCGGAAATCTTTCATACTTCTCCTTCACGTTGCGCAGTTGCGGATAGCTGCTGGATCTCCGTCGATCGTCGCTTAACTGCTGGAGAGTCATGGGAATATGCTGTACAACAGATTAAAAACCTTCCTTCGGTCAAAGCTGCAGGAGCGGAAGTCACGATGTACACCTATGAAAGACCATCCTACACTAATCTTGTTTATCCTACGGAATGCTATTTCCCAACATGGCTTATTGAAGAGGGTCATCCGGTAACCAGCACTCTCGAGGATGCTTACAAAGGATTATTTGGCAAAGATCCAGTGGTAGACAAGTGGACATTCTCCACAAATGGCGTTTCAATCATGGGACGTTATGGAATCCCTTGTATCGGTTTTGGACCAGGACATGAAGACCAAGCACATGCTCCGAATGAGCGGACTTGGAAAAAGGAACTCGTGGATTGTGCAGCTATGTATGCAGCGATTCCAAGTATTTATGTTCAGGAGTATGCTGATAAGATGCCGAAGGATACAGAGAATTTAGTAGAGATTAAGAAATAA
- a CDS encoding ornithine carbamoyltransferase: MNTVFRGRHFINLEDFTKEEIDTMLDVSLDLKRKFAMGEDTDYLHNKTGFLMFFEQSTRTRNSMEAGMAQLGGHANFLDSSTMQVAHGETAKDTAIILSRFGHMIACRYCNWGRGNDYLNEMAKWSSVPIMNLQCDLYHPFQGLADLLTIKEKHSDLRRKKISIIWAYAESHKKPISVPVTQVLLFPRYGMDVWLAYPKGWELPEWVITQARENAEKHGGTLTITHDEAAAYKDADIVIPKSWGNWVTDQTGASVAGATAVIDDALVANKSWKCTEAKMATASKDVMYMHALPADRNNEVEDSVIDGPHSIAYDAAENRLHTAKAIMTLMVGGK; the protein is encoded by the coding sequence ATGAATACAGTATTCAGAGGAAGACATTTTATCAACTTAGAGGACTTTACTAAAGAAGAAATTGACACAATGCTTGACGTTTCCTTAGATCTTAAGAGGAAGTTTGCGATGGGCGAAGATACTGATTATCTTCATAATAAAACGGGCTTTTTGATGTTCTTCGAGCAATCCACTAGGACCAGAAACTCGATGGAAGCGGGTATGGCTCAATTGGGTGGGCATGCAAATTTCTTGGATTCTAGCACAATGCAGGTTGCCCATGGTGAAACTGCGAAGGATACCGCGATCATTCTTTCCCGATTTGGACATATGATTGCTTGTCGATATTGCAACTGGGGTAGAGGAAATGACTACTTGAATGAAATGGCTAAATGGTCCTCAGTTCCGATCATGAACTTACAGTGTGACCTTTACCACCCATTCCAAGGTTTGGCAGATTTGTTGACGATTAAAGAGAAACATTCAGATTTACGTCGTAAAAAGATTTCGATCATCTGGGCATACGCTGAGAGCCACAAGAAACCGATTTCTGTGCCTGTAACCCAAGTTCTACTCTTCCCTCGTTATGGTATGGATGTATGGTTGGCTTATCCAAAAGGCTGGGAGCTTCCTGAGTGGGTTATTACTCAAGCTAGAGAGAATGCTGAGAAACATGGTGGTACTCTGACAATTACTCATGACGAAGCGGCAGCGTATAAAGATGCTGATATCGTTATTCCCAAGAGTTGGGGCAACTGGGTTACTGACCAAACTGGAGCTTCTGTTGCTGGGGCTACTGCAGTTATTGACGATGCTCTTGTTGCAAATAAGAGCTGGAAGTGCACTGAAGCTAAGATGGCTACTGCTAGCAAAGATGTAATGTATATGCATGCATTGCCTGCTGACCGTAACAATGAAGTTGAAGACTCTGTTATTGATGGACCACATTCTATCGCTTATGATGCAGCAGAAAACCGTTTGCATACAGCTAAAGCTATTATGACATTAATGGTAGGTGGAAAATAA
- the arcC gene encoding carbamate kinase has translation MSTLAVVAIGGNSLIRDNAHESVEDQYLAVVETAKHIVGMIEQGYNVIITHGNGPQVGFILRRSEIATDVAAMHRVPLVSCGADTQGAIGYQIQQAMDNEFKKRGMDKSAVTIVTQVVVSEDDQAFQKPTKPIGSFYSKEQVDLIQANNPSWVMVEDAGRGYRRMVASPAPQEIVEKDVINKLVRDGYCVISVGGGGIPVVKRADGSLQGVDAVIDKDFATSLLASDIKADVLIISTGVPTVYLNYGKPNEKALDKVTLAELKQYVLENHFAPGSMLPKVQSVINFLENGGKEAIITNPESLEDAVAGKTGTHIFA, from the coding sequence GTGAGTACATTAGCTGTAGTAGCCATTGGTGGGAATTCTCTGATTCGTGATAACGCGCATGAATCCGTAGAGGACCAATATCTGGCTGTTGTTGAAACAGCTAAGCATATTGTTGGGATGATCGAGCAGGGCTATAATGTTATTATTACACATGGTAACGGCCCACAAGTTGGATTTATCTTAAGAAGGTCGGAAATTGCGACAGATGTGGCGGCTATGCACAGAGTGCCTTTAGTCAGTTGTGGTGCAGATACGCAAGGGGCTATTGGTTATCAAATTCAACAAGCCATGGATAATGAGTTCAAAAAGCGTGGTATGGATAAATCGGCTGTAACGATTGTGACCCAAGTTGTGGTTTCAGAAGATGACCAGGCTTTTCAAAAACCCACAAAACCTATTGGCTCGTTTTATTCCAAAGAGCAGGTTGATTTAATTCAAGCCAATAACCCGTCTTGGGTCATGGTTGAAGATGCTGGTAGGGGGTATCGTCGAATGGTGGCTTCTCCAGCTCCTCAAGAAATTGTGGAAAAGGATGTCATCAATAAACTGGTACGTGATGGATATTGTGTTATCAGTGTTGGTGGTGGTGGAATTCCTGTGGTCAAACGCGCGGACGGTTCGTTGCAGGGTGTGGACGCGGTCATTGATAAGGATTTTGCGACGAGTCTTCTAGCCTCAGATATTAAGGCAGACGTGTTAATCATTTCGACTGGGGTACCAACAGTTTATCTGAACTATGGCAAGCCGAATGAAAAGGCGTTAGATAAGGTAACATTGGCTGAACTGAAGCAATATGTGTTAGAAAATCATTTTGCTCCTGGAAGTATGCTTCCTAAGGTTCAGTCGGTTATTAACTTCCTGGAGAATGGTGGCAAAGAAGCGATCATTACTAACCCGGAATCGCTGGAAGATGCCGTTGCTGGAAAGACAGGAACCCATATTTTTGCATAA